TCGGCCGTGCCACCACTGCCATTCTCGACGCGGACCTCAAGCTCGCCGAGAGCGTCATCGCCGCCGATGAGAAGGTCGATGATCTTCAGCGGGATCTGGAGGGACGGGCGATAGCCCTGCTCGCCCGGCAGCAACCGGTCGCCACCGATCTGCGGATCGTGGTGACCAGCCTGCGGATGAGCGCCGACCTGGAGCGCTCCGGCGACCTCGCGCAGCACGTCGCCAAGCTGGCCCGGCTCCGCTTCCCGGAATCGGCCGTGCCGCACGATCTGCACGCCACGATCCTGGAGATGGGCCAGCTCGCCCAGCGGCTGATGGCGAAGGCCGCCGAGGTCATCATCACCAAGGACGTCGACCTCGCGCTCCAGCTGGAGCACGACGACGACGCGATGGACCTGCTGCACCGCACCCTCTTCCAGCACCTGATGGACGACCGCTGGAAGCACGGCATCGAGACGGCCGTGGATGTCACGCTGCTGGGCCGCTACTACGAGCGGTTCGCGGACCACGCGGTCTCGGTCGCCAAGCGCGTGGTCTACCTGGTCACCGGTGAGCATGCCGACGAGATGTCCCCGCAGGGGGACGTCGAGGGGGCGTGACCGTCACGGGGGCGTGACCGCCGAAGGGGGGCGACCGCCGAGTGGGCGTGACCGTCGAAGGGGCGCGGGCGGCTACGGGGCGTGAGCGTCTGCGACGGTGTGCATCAAAGCGCCGTCGACGCGCCCCTGCGCTCGGCCGCCGGGTCGTCGGCACCATGAGCAGCAGATGACGTGACCCCTCCCGAGGAGGAGACGCATGGCGGACCTCTCCAAGCCCGAACCCGCTCCGACCCACCCCGTCGGCGCATGCGGCTGCGGCTCGGGCTGCG
This genomic interval from Streptomyces asiaticus contains the following:
- the phoU gene encoding phosphate signaling complex protein PhoU, encoding MRDAYHEELDSIGDGLVDMARLVGSAIGRATTAILDADLKLAESVIAADEKVDDLQRDLEGRAIALLARQQPVATDLRIVVTSLRMSADLERSGDLAQHVAKLARLRFPESAVPHDLHATILEMGQLAQRLMAKAAEVIITKDVDLALQLEHDDDAMDLLHRTLFQHLMDDRWKHGIETAVDVTLLGRYYERFADHAVSVAKRVVYLVTGEHADEMSPQGDVEGA